The following are from one region of the Actinomycetota bacterium genome:
- a CDS encoding transaldolase family protein produces MTTAHNSDRLADLTAQGVSLWLDDLSRQRLQSGNLQQLIDTWHLSGVTTNPSIFQAALADGAAYQQQLDELAARGASVDDTVREATTDDVRDACDLFTGIYQATGHVDGRVSIEVDPRLAHQTRAT; encoded by the coding sequence ATGACCACAGCCCACAACTCCGACCGGCTGGCCGACCTCACCGCGCAGGGGGTGTCCCTGTGGTTGGACGACCTGTCCCGGCAACGCCTGCAGTCCGGCAACCTGCAACAGCTGATCGACACCTGGCACCTCAGCGGGGTGACCACCAATCCGAGCATCTTCCAGGCCGCCCTGGCCGACGGCGCCGCCTACCAGCAGCAACTCGACGAGCTGGCCGCCCGCGGCGCCTCGGTGGACGACACGGTCCGGGAGGCCACCACCGACGACGTGCGGGACGCCTGCGACCTGTTCACCGGCATCTACCAGGCCACCGGCCATGTCGACGGCCGGGTGTCGATCGAGGTCGACCCGCGGCTGGCCCACCAGACCCGGGCCACC